The following coding sequences lie in one Nocardioides sambongensis genomic window:
- a CDS encoding IclR family transcriptional regulator, translating into MSLLAVDEDQASTAAATDAKDGRTLPPSMVERMTLILEAFASPSTRLTLEQVARATHLPRSTAHRILDQLVRLEWLSHSPFGYSLGTRSLGLGGTGGSHLELREAAAGPLHELLIRTGLVAHLAVLDGAEIHYLDKMGGRFAGVVPSRVGGRAPAHCTALGKAMLAWMSAEEVDEQIAPAIGRNTSRSIGDVGTLHQELTRIRGRHGIAFERGECFPEIACVAAAVRGPEGAVGAISLVGDAGTQLERVAPLVLDAARQATRTLFPDLQIPGTQAPRRVRAPRGITVTSPSPRQGRRTVTAAELADERWSAQALDRMVAAGESGDWF; encoded by the coding sequence ATGTCGCTTCTTGCGGTCGACGAGGACCAGGCGAGCACGGCAGCAGCCACCGACGCCAAGGACGGGCGCACCCTGCCGCCGTCGATGGTGGAGCGGATGACCCTCATCCTCGAGGCGTTCGCCAGCCCGAGCACGCGGCTGACCCTGGAGCAGGTCGCCCGGGCCACCCACCTGCCGCGGTCGACCGCGCACCGGATCCTCGACCAGCTGGTCCGGCTCGAGTGGCTCTCCCACTCGCCGTTCGGCTACTCCCTCGGCACCCGTTCCCTCGGTCTGGGCGGCACCGGCGGCAGCCACCTCGAGCTGCGCGAGGCCGCCGCCGGCCCGCTGCACGAGCTGCTGATCCGGACCGGCCTGGTCGCCCACCTCGCGGTGCTCGACGGCGCCGAGATCCACTACCTGGACAAGATGGGCGGCCGGTTCGCCGGCGTCGTGCCCAGCCGTGTCGGCGGCCGCGCTCCGGCGCACTGCACCGCGCTCGGCAAGGCGATGCTCGCCTGGATGTCGGCCGAGGAGGTCGACGAGCAGATCGCGCCCGCGATCGGCCGCAACACCAGCCGCAGCATCGGCGACGTGGGCACCCTGCACCAGGAGCTGACCCGGATCCGCGGCCGGCACGGGATCGCCTTCGAGCGGGGCGAGTGCTTCCCCGAGATCGCCTGCGTCGCCGCCGCGGTGCGTGGCCCCGAGGGCGCGGTCGGTGCGATCTCGCTGGTCGGCGACGCCGGCACCCAGCTCGAGCGCGTCGCGCCCCTGGTGCTGGACGCGGCCCGTCAGGCCACCCGCACCCTCTTCCCCGACCTGCAGATCCCGGGCACCCAGGCGCCGCGGCGGGTCCGTGCACCCCGCGGCATCACGGTCACCTCGCCGTCGCCCCGCCAGGGTCGTCGTACCGTCACCGCGGCCGAGCTCGCCGACGAGCGCTGGTCGGCGCAGGCGCTGGACCGGATGGTCGCCGCCGGCGAGTCCGGCGACTGGTTCTGA
- a CDS encoding LLM class F420-dependent oxidoreductase: MQNALRIGLVSPVVTRLPGAFNAWEADAGIAELAQVAVAADRLGYDHLTCSEHVAVPTAVAEQRGGTYWDPLATFGYLAAQTSRIRLATQVLVLGYHHPLAIAKRYGTLDAVSGGRLVLGVGVGSLEEEFDLLGADFGGRGARADDAMRALRASLGDRSPSYAGSHYAFDGLVVEPHAVQEQVPLWVGGQGARSLRRAVELGDGWVPFGRLSELGALVADADLPTGFEIVLGPGQALDPIGDRAKTEERLGRVADAGATVVSVKIAADSVGAYVDQLEALAEIGGLTAPPRG; the protein is encoded by the coding sequence ATGCAGAACGCGCTCCGGATCGGCCTCGTCAGCCCCGTCGTCACCCGCCTCCCCGGCGCCTTCAACGCGTGGGAGGCCGACGCCGGGATCGCCGAGCTCGCGCAGGTCGCGGTGGCCGCTGACCGCCTCGGCTACGACCACCTCACCTGCAGCGAGCACGTCGCCGTGCCGACCGCGGTCGCCGAGCAGCGCGGCGGCACCTACTGGGACCCGCTGGCCACCTTCGGCTACCTGGCTGCGCAGACCTCCCGGATCCGCCTGGCCACCCAGGTCCTGGTCCTCGGCTACCACCACCCGCTGGCCATCGCGAAGCGCTACGGCACCCTCGACGCGGTCAGCGGCGGCCGCCTGGTGCTCGGGGTGGGGGTCGGGTCACTCGAGGAGGAGTTCGACCTGCTCGGCGCCGACTTCGGCGGCCGCGGTGCGCGCGCGGACGACGCGATGCGAGCCCTGCGCGCCTCCCTCGGCGACCGCTCGCCGAGCTACGCCGGCAGCCACTACGCCTTCGACGGGCTCGTCGTCGAGCCCCACGCCGTACAGGAGCAGGTGCCGCTGTGGGTCGGCGGCCAGGGCGCGCGGTCGCTGCGTCGCGCCGTCGAGCTCGGCGACGGGTGGGTGCCCTTCGGCCGGCTCTCCGAGCTGGGCGCGCTGGTCGCCGACGCCGACCTGCCCACCGGCTTCGAGATCGTCCTCGGCCCCGGTCAGGCGCTGGACCCGATCGGCGACCGCGCCAAGACCGAGGAACGTCTCGGCCGGGTCGCCGACGCCGGCGCCACGGTGGTCAGCGTGAAGATCGCCGCCGACTCGGTGGGCGCCTACGTCGACCAGCTCGAGGCGCTGGCCGAGATCGGAGGTCTCACAGCACCACCCCGGGGTTGA
- a CDS encoding FAD-binding oxidoreductase encodes MTARLPPGVAVTDPDLIASYLRDESRFTDADRPLAVLTPRTTAEVADCLRACHAAGVPVVTRGAGTGLSGGANGVSGGVVLSLHRMDRILEIDAVERLAVVQPGVVTGALRAAVAERGLFYPPDPGSVASCTIGGNVATNAGGMCCVKYGVTGDFVEALEVVLADGRVLRTGTRTVKGVAGYDLTSLVVGSEGTLGVVTEVTVRLVPAPGRPATLVASFADLASAGRAVAAISGAGVDASAVEILDATTLAAVDELTRMGIGGAAAMLLVQSDSSRPGEAAKVLVEAAALCEAAGAEVAVSDDPEEASLLMEARRQALPALERLGDWLLDDVCVPRARVVDLIAAVERVAADTGLVIGVFGHAGDGNLHPTVIFDAADLASETAALAAFDAITAAALELGGTITGEHGVGRLKAGWLARELDPVALEVQRALRRTFDPAGLLNPGVVL; translated from the coding sequence GTGACCGCCCGCCTCCCCCCGGGCGTGGCGGTCACCGACCCGGACCTGATCGCGAGCTATCTGCGCGACGAGTCCCGGTTCACCGACGCCGACCGGCCGCTGGCGGTGCTGACCCCGCGGACGACCGCGGAGGTCGCCGACTGCCTGCGCGCCTGCCACGCCGCCGGGGTGCCGGTGGTGACCCGCGGCGCGGGCACCGGGCTCTCCGGCGGCGCGAACGGCGTCAGCGGTGGCGTGGTGCTCTCGCTGCACCGGATGGACCGGATCCTCGAGATCGACGCCGTGGAGCGGTTGGCCGTCGTACAGCCGGGTGTGGTGACCGGCGCCCTGCGAGCCGCCGTGGCCGAGCGGGGGCTCTTCTACCCGCCGGACCCGGGCTCGGTGGCCTCCTGCACGATCGGGGGCAACGTCGCCACCAACGCGGGTGGCATGTGCTGCGTGAAGTACGGCGTGACCGGCGACTTCGTCGAGGCGCTGGAGGTGGTCCTCGCCGACGGCCGGGTGCTGCGCACCGGGACCCGCACCGTGAAGGGTGTCGCCGGCTATGACCTGACCTCCCTGGTGGTGGGCTCCGAGGGCACGTTGGGCGTGGTCACCGAGGTGACCGTCCGGCTGGTGCCCGCGCCGGGCCGTCCGGCGACCCTGGTCGCCTCCTTCGCCGACCTGGCGTCGGCGGGTCGAGCGGTGGCGGCGATCAGCGGGGCCGGGGTCGACGCGTCGGCGGTGGAGATCCTCGACGCCACGACCCTCGCCGCGGTCGACGAGCTGACCCGGATGGGCATCGGCGGCGCCGCCGCGATGCTGCTGGTCCAGTCCGACTCCTCGCGCCCCGGGGAGGCGGCGAAGGTGCTGGTCGAGGCGGCCGCGCTCTGCGAGGCGGCCGGCGCCGAGGTGGCGGTCAGCGACGACCCCGAGGAGGCGTCGCTGCTGATGGAGGCCCGCCGCCAGGCGCTGCCCGCACTGGAGCGGCTGGGGGACTGGCTACTCGACGACGTGTGCGTGCCGCGGGCGCGGGTGGTCGACCTGATCGCGGCCGTCGAACGGGTCGCCGCGGACACCGGGCTGGTGATCGGCGTCTTCGGGCACGCCGGCGACGGCAACCTGCACCCCACCGTCATCTTTGACGCCGCGGACCTCGCCTCGGAGACCGCGGCGCTGGCCGCGTTCGACGCGATCACCGCGGCGGCGCTGGAGCTGGGCGGCACGATCACCGGCGAGCACGGCGTCGGCCGGCTGAAGGCCGGATGGCTCGCCCGCGAGCTGGACCCGGTCGCGCTGGAGGTGCAGCGGGCGCTTCGTCGTACCTTCGACCCCGCCGGGCTGCTCAACCCCGGGGTGGTGCTGTGA
- a CDS encoding GMC family oxidoreductase has product MSTHTPDSRSAQYGNPIPHDTEAVVIVGSGAGGGTVAHELTRRGIPCVVLEAGPFLRGEDYENDEWAAFNQMAWLDKRTTSGSWRVAENFANLPAWIVKAVGGSTTHWSGATPRFHDFEFRARTYYGDVDGANLLDWPIRLADLAPYYDAAEKAIGSTHRHGRPPLPANNNYKVFANGAERVGYKYYATGPYGTNAEPYDGRPASVQDGFNFQGDKSGAKWSTAVREIPRALETGKCDLRPECQAVQITHDASGRADGVVYLDAAGNLHRQAATVVCVAGNSIETPRLLLMSASGLHPDGLANSSGQVGRNYMRHTTASVYARFDQPVRMYRGETMAGIIADEARLDTSRGFAGGYYMETLSLGVPFLAAFVEPSTWGREFTELMDAYANTAGMWIVGEDMPQESNRITLNTGVLDQWGLPVPDVHFDDHPNDVAMRNHGYQRADLLYEAVGAIGTHHTPPYPSTHNLGTARMSARPEDGVVGAYGEAHDVPGLFVSDGSVMTTGAAANPTLTIVALAIRQAEHIADRLGRGEL; this is encoded by the coding sequence ATGAGCACCCACACCCCCGACTCCCGGTCCGCCCAGTACGGCAACCCGATCCCGCACGACACCGAGGCCGTGGTGATCGTCGGCTCCGGCGCGGGCGGCGGCACCGTCGCCCACGAGCTGACCCGCCGCGGCATCCCGTGCGTCGTGCTCGAGGCCGGACCGTTCCTCCGCGGCGAGGACTACGAGAACGACGAGTGGGCCGCGTTCAACCAGATGGCCTGGCTGGACAAGCGGACCACCTCGGGCAGCTGGCGGGTCGCGGAGAACTTCGCCAACCTGCCCGCGTGGATCGTCAAGGCGGTCGGCGGCTCCACCACGCACTGGAGCGGGGCCACCCCGCGGTTCCACGACTTCGAGTTCCGGGCCCGCACCTACTACGGCGACGTGGACGGGGCGAACCTGCTCGACTGGCCGATCCGGCTGGCCGACCTCGCGCCGTACTACGACGCGGCCGAGAAGGCGATCGGCTCCACCCACCGCCACGGCCGCCCGCCGCTGCCGGCGAACAACAACTACAAGGTGTTCGCCAACGGCGCCGAGCGAGTCGGCTACAAGTACTACGCCACCGGTCCCTACGGCACCAACGCGGAGCCGTACGACGGACGCCCGGCCTCGGTCCAGGACGGCTTCAACTTCCAGGGTGACAAGTCCGGCGCCAAGTGGAGCACCGCGGTGCGGGAGATCCCGCGCGCACTGGAGACCGGGAAGTGCGACCTGCGCCCGGAGTGCCAGGCGGTGCAGATCACCCACGACGCCTCCGGTCGCGCCGACGGCGTGGTCTACCTCGACGCCGCCGGCAACCTGCACCGGCAGGCGGCCACGGTGGTCTGCGTGGCCGGCAACTCGATCGAGACGCCGCGGCTGCTGCTGATGAGCGCCAGCGGCCTGCACCCCGACGGCCTGGCCAACTCCTCGGGCCAGGTGGGCCGCAACTACATGCGGCACACCACGGCGTCGGTCTACGCCCGCTTCGACCAGCCGGTGCGGATGTACCGGGGCGAGACGATGGCCGGGATCATCGCCGACGAGGCGCGGCTGGACACCTCCCGCGGGTTCGCCGGCGGCTACTACATGGAGACCCTGTCGCTGGGGGTGCCGTTCCTCGCCGCGTTCGTCGAGCCGAGCACGTGGGGCCGGGAGTTCACCGAGCTGATGGACGCCTACGCGAACACCGCCGGGATGTGGATCGTCGGGGAGGACATGCCGCAGGAGTCCAACCGGATCACCCTCAACACCGGCGTCCTCGACCAGTGGGGCCTGCCCGTTCCCGACGTGCACTTCGACGACCACCCCAACGACGTCGCGATGCGCAACCACGGCTACCAGCGCGCCGACCTGCTCTACGAGGCGGTCGGGGCGATCGGCACGCACCACACCCCGCCGTACCCGTCGACGCACAACCTGGGCACCGCCCGGATGAGCGCCCGGCCGGAGGACGGCGTGGTCGGGGCGTACGGCGAGGCGCACGACGTCCCCGGACTCTTCGTCAGCGACGGCTCGGTGATGACCACCGGCGCCGCGGCGAACCCGACGCTGACCATCGTGGCGCTGGCCATCCGCCAGGCCGAGCACATCGCCGACCGGCTCGGGAGGGGAGAGCTCTGA
- a CDS encoding IclR family transcriptional regulator, protein MPTPGGRDAAAPAEAGRGSVARTLDILEAVSARGGASAKEISTATGLPLPTVYRLVRELLDGDYLVHIKDEQRFELGYKLHALGVSLHEQIGVSREVRAEVSALHQQLGAAAYLAVHRGSQIVVVFTADSPAHPRLDPLEFGYHEAAHATALGKILLAGMDEEQRLRHLDPEPLPRYGPGTITSHRELFDQLVAVADRGVAWEFGEFQAGATCVAAAIRGATGQLIGSVAISAPDQQLAHGRAEVERALRECASRVSRHYRASTRRARHGRVITD, encoded by the coding sequence ATGCCCACCCCAGGCGGTCGCGACGCTGCGGCCCCGGCCGAGGCCGGCCGCGGCTCGGTCGCCCGCACGCTCGACATCCTGGAGGCGGTCTCCGCGCGCGGCGGGGCGTCGGCCAAGGAGATCTCCACCGCCACCGGGCTGCCGCTGCCGACCGTCTACCGACTGGTGCGCGAGCTCCTCGACGGCGACTACCTGGTCCACATCAAGGACGAGCAGCGCTTCGAGCTCGGCTACAAGCTGCACGCCCTCGGCGTCTCCCTGCACGAGCAGATCGGGGTCTCCCGCGAGGTGCGTGCCGAGGTCAGCGCGCTGCACCAGCAGCTCGGCGCCGCCGCCTACCTCGCCGTCCACCGCGGGTCGCAGATCGTGGTGGTCTTCACCGCGGACAGCCCCGCGCACCCGCGGTTGGATCCTCTGGAGTTCGGCTACCACGAGGCGGCCCACGCGACCGCGCTCGGCAAGATCCTGCTCGCCGGCATGGACGAGGAGCAGCGGCTGCGCCACCTCGACCCCGAGCCGCTGCCCCGCTACGGGCCGGGCACCATCACCTCCCATCGCGAGCTGTTCGACCAGCTGGTCGCGGTGGCCGACCGTGGCGTGGCGTGGGAGTTCGGCGAGTTCCAGGCAGGCGCGACCTGCGTGGCGGCCGCGATCCGCGGCGCCACCGGCCAGCTGATCGGATCGGTCGCCATCTCGGCGCCCGACCAACAGCTGGCACACGGCCGGGCCGAGGTCGAGCGGGCCCTGCGGGAGTGCGCCTCGCGGGTCAGCCGGCACTACCGCGCGAGCACCCGCAGGGCTCGGCACGGTCGGGTTATCACCGACTGA
- a CDS encoding putative quinol monooxygenase: MILICVKWTVKPEHADAWPEITREFTEATRAEPGNKFFEWSRSVEDPNQYVLLEAFDDDAAVPHVTSDHFKKAQAELPQYVVETPRIRNLQGQPEEWDLLGEFQVS, encoded by the coding sequence ATGATCCTGATCTGTGTGAAGTGGACCGTGAAGCCCGAGCACGCCGACGCGTGGCCGGAGATCACGCGGGAGTTCACCGAGGCCACCCGGGCCGAGCCCGGCAACAAGTTCTTCGAGTGGTCGCGCAGCGTCGAGGACCCGAACCAGTACGTGCTCCTCGAGGCCTTCGACGACGACGCCGCGGTCCCGCACGTGACCTCGGACCACTTCAAGAAGGCCCAGGCCGAGCTGCCCCAGTACGTCGTGGAGACGCCTCGGATCCGCAACCTGCAGGGCCAGCCGGAGGAGTGGGACCTGCTCGGGGAGTTCCAGGTCTCCTGA
- a CDS encoding iron chaperone yields MSRPTTVEEYLHQLADTVSEQARDRVSELRALALDAVPQATEAIKWGAPAFLHPDGVILVMLSGHKAHAAMAFTPSTKQAFDAELADISTGRSTVRIPYDDPVPADLLTRMIVFRLEEHEVEDVGWM; encoded by the coding sequence ATGAGCCGCCCCACCACGGTCGAGGAGTACCTCCATCAACTGGCCGACACGGTCTCCGAGCAGGCAAGGGACCGGGTGTCCGAGCTGCGCGCGCTCGCGCTGGACGCCGTGCCGCAGGCGACCGAGGCCATCAAGTGGGGCGCGCCCGCCTTCCTGCACCCCGACGGCGTCATCCTCGTCATGCTCAGCGGCCACAAGGCACATGCCGCGATGGCGTTCACCCCCTCGACGAAGCAGGCGTTCGACGCCGAGCTCGCCGACATCTCCACCGGCCGCAGTACCGTCCGGATCCCGTACGACGACCCCGTTCCGGCCGACCTGCTCACCCGGATGATCGTCTTCCGGCTCGAGGAGCACGAGGTCGAGGACGTCGGCTGGATGTAG
- a CDS encoding HNH endonuclease signature motif containing protein, producing MSLTSALSPISEAVAVCRDALGEVAERQPGYLPMPERETLLTELVALEAQVTELRMRTMAASGDVASVRGARDVAGWVALQTGTEPLRLRSESKVATSVDRAWPRVGAAMARGALSLEQARVITAGLDALPARIDDEARTRAEVHLVGLGTGEREDAPEGGYGPRHLRMLAERVLDVVAPEIAEEEDAKRLAALEAAAHAKTSLKIRSLGDGLTRITALVPDPIAARLATYLDAFTSPRQHHAGTGGNPDAERLPQHRARGLAFGALLEHLDPAKLPVHGGDATTVIVTIDHDQLTHHLGTAGLLDPGHDNGGELRISADHARRLACTARILPAVLGGKSEVLDLGRARRLFTAAQRTALGLRDKTCRGEGCSIPARWCEAHHLDPWSKGGKTNLDDGVLLCAFHHHLEHDPASTTTRLANGDRRYHRRT from the coding sequence ATGTCGTTGACCAGCGCCCTCTCCCCGATCTCGGAGGCGGTCGCGGTGTGCCGGGACGCGTTGGGTGAGGTGGCGGAGCGTCAGCCCGGATACCTCCCGATGCCGGAACGCGAAACGCTGTTGACCGAGCTGGTCGCCCTCGAGGCGCAGGTGACCGAGTTGCGGATGCGCACGATGGCTGCGTCGGGTGATGTGGCGTCGGTGCGTGGTGCTCGCGATGTTGCCGGCTGGGTGGCGTTGCAGACCGGGACCGAGCCGTTGCGGTTGCGGTCGGAGTCGAAGGTCGCGACCTCGGTCGACCGGGCGTGGCCGCGGGTGGGGGCGGCGATGGCCCGTGGTGCGTTGAGTCTGGAGCAGGCGCGGGTGATCACCGCCGGGCTGGACGCCCTGCCGGCCCGGATCGACGATGAGGCTCGGACCCGGGCCGAGGTGCATCTGGTCGGGTTGGGGACCGGGGAGCGTGAGGACGCACCCGAGGGTGGGTACGGGCCAAGGCATCTGCGGATGCTGGCCGAGCGGGTCCTCGACGTCGTCGCACCGGAGATCGCCGAGGAGGAGGACGCGAAACGCCTCGCCGCCCTGGAAGCAGCCGCCCACGCGAAGACCAGCCTCAAGATCCGGTCCCTCGGGGACGGGCTGACCCGGATCACCGCCCTGGTCCCCGACCCGATTGCTGCCCGGTTGGCGACGTATCTGGATGCGTTCACGTCACCGCGTCAACACCACGCGGGCACGGGAGGGAACCCGGATGCGGAGCGGTTGCCGCAGCACCGGGCCCGGGGTCTGGCGTTCGGGGCGTTGTTGGAGCACCTCGACCCCGCGAAGCTGCCGGTGCATGGTGGGGATGCGACCACGGTGATCGTGACGATCGACCACGACCAACTCACCCACCACCTCGGCACCGCTGGCCTGCTCGACCCCGGTCACGACAACGGTGGGGAGCTGCGGATCAGCGCAGACCACGCCCGCAGGTTGGCGTGTACCGCACGCATCCTGCCCGCCGTCCTCGGCGGGAAGTCCGAGGTGCTCGACCTCGGGCGGGCGCGGCGGTTGTTCACTGCCGCGCAACGCACCGCCCTCGGCCTGCGGGACAAGACGTGTCGGGGTGAGGGGTGCTCGATCCCCGCACGCTGGTGTGAGGCCCATCATCTGGACCCGTGGTCGAAGGGCGGGAAGACGAACCTCGACGACGGGGTGCTGTTGTGCGCGTTCCACCACCACCTCGAACACGACCCCGCCTCCACCACCACCCGACTCGCCAACGGCGACCGGAGATACCACCGACGGACATGA
- a CDS encoding gamma carbonic anhydrase family protein codes for MTPIAPQTDVPRLLALGARRPEIDPEAWIAPGATVAGSVRIAARASLWYGVVARGDAEQITIGAGSNLQDGCLLHADPGFSLTIGAGVSVGHGAVLHGATIEDDVLVGMGSIVMNGAVIGAGSIVGAGACVTEGTVVPPRSMVLGVPGKVRAELSDEQVDGIRLNAEHYVHLAATHRDATPL; via the coding sequence ATGACGCCCATCGCTCCCCAGACCGACGTACCGCGCCTCCTCGCCCTCGGCGCCCGCCGCCCGGAGATCGACCCGGAGGCCTGGATCGCACCCGGCGCCACCGTGGCCGGCTCGGTGAGGATCGCGGCCCGCGCCAGCCTCTGGTACGGCGTGGTGGCCCGCGGCGACGCGGAGCAGATCACCATCGGCGCGGGGAGCAACCTGCAGGACGGCTGCCTGCTGCATGCCGACCCGGGCTTCTCGCTGACCATCGGCGCCGGCGTCTCCGTCGGGCACGGCGCCGTGCTGCACGGCGCGACGATCGAGGACGACGTGCTGGTCGGGATGGGGTCGATCGTGATGAACGGCGCCGTGATCGGCGCCGGCAGCATCGTCGGCGCCGGCGCGTGCGTCACCGAGGGCACGGTCGTCCCACCGCGGTCGATGGTGCTGGGCGTGCCCGGCAAGGTGCGCGCCGAGCTCAGCGACGAGCAGGTCGACGGCATCCGGCTCAACGCCGAGCACTACGTGCACCTCGCGGCCACCCACCGCGACGCCACGCCGCTGTGA
- a CDS encoding TspO/MBR family protein, whose protein sequence is MAAVADARTPSEGRSRSVLVLIAHLLAVGVVAGVGGWAASGSRETYEALELPPYAPPGWLFGPVWSVLYLLMALAAWRAWRAAGWDRAQVVYAVQLVLNLCWTPLFFAADAYTVALVEILALLVALVLTVVLFLRRDRVAGWLLVPYLAWVAFATALNAGIVVLN, encoded by the coding sequence ATGGCTGCTGTCGCCGACGCCCGTACGCCGTCCGAGGGACGATCCCGCAGCGTCCTCGTGCTGATCGCCCACCTGCTCGCCGTCGGCGTCGTCGCCGGCGTGGGCGGATGGGCGGCGTCGGGTTCGCGAGAGACCTACGAGGCGCTCGAGCTCCCGCCGTATGCGCCGCCCGGCTGGCTCTTCGGTCCGGTCTGGAGCGTTCTCTACCTGCTGATGGCCCTCGCCGCCTGGCGAGCCTGGCGCGCCGCCGGGTGGGACCGTGCGCAGGTCGTGTACGCCGTGCAGCTGGTGCTCAACCTGTGCTGGACGCCGCTCTTCTTCGCCGCCGACGCCTACACGGTCGCCCTGGTCGAGATCCTGGCGCTGCTGGTCGCGCTCGTCCTGACCGTGGTGCTGTTCCTGCGGCGGGACCGGGTGGCCGGGTGGCTGCTCGTCCCGTACCTGGCGTGGGTGGCGTTCGCGACCGCGCTCAACGCCGGGATCGTCGTACTGAACTGA
- a CDS encoding SDR family NAD(P)-dependent oxidoreductase, producing MPRREDIMNRYENRRVLVTGAGSGIGQATALRMLAEGGSVVGADVSEAGLADTVEKAAALGGPGELATEVIDVADEQSVRAGVAAAVSALGGLDALVNAAGILRSSRTEATPLADFERVLRVNLVGTFLMIREAVPALLDGDGAAVVNFSSTSANFAHPYMAAYSASKGGIQSMTHALAAEYAGRGIRFNSVQPGSISSGMTDGTGKSGQSNGPGLPEDADLNLFVKLMPALGGGFAGPETVASVVAMLASADAAFVTGTEVRVDGGTHF from the coding sequence GTGCCGAGACGAGAGGACATCATGAACCGCTACGAGAACCGTCGGGTGCTGGTCACCGGAGCAGGCTCCGGGATCGGTCAGGCGACCGCGCTGCGGATGCTCGCCGAGGGCGGCTCCGTGGTCGGGGCCGACGTCAGCGAGGCGGGTCTCGCCGACACCGTGGAGAAGGCAGCGGCGCTGGGTGGACCCGGCGAGCTCGCCACCGAGGTCATCGACGTCGCCGACGAGCAGTCGGTGCGGGCGGGAGTGGCGGCCGCCGTCTCCGCCCTCGGCGGGCTGGACGCGCTGGTCAACGCGGCCGGCATCCTGCGCTCCTCGCGCACCGAGGCGACCCCGCTGGCCGACTTCGAGCGGGTGCTGCGGGTGAACCTGGTCGGCACCTTCCTGATGATCCGTGAGGCGGTCCCGGCGCTGCTCGACGGCGACGGCGCCGCGGTGGTGAACTTCAGCTCGACCTCGGCGAACTTCGCGCACCCCTACATGGCCGCGTACTCCGCCTCCAAGGGCGGCATCCAGTCGATGACCCACGCGCTCGCCGCCGAGTACGCCGGCCGCGGCATCCGGTTCAACAGCGTGCAGCCCGGGTCGATCTCGTCCGGGATGACCGACGGCACCGGCAAGTCCGGCCAGAGCAACGGCCCCGGCCTGCCCGAGGATGCCGACCTCAACCTCTTCGTGAAGCTGATGCCCGCGCTCGGCGGGGGCTTCGCCGGGCCCGAGACCGTGGCATCGGTGGTGGCGATGCTGGCCAGTGCGGACGCCGCGTTCGTCACCGGCACCGAGGTCCGGGTCGACGGAGGCACCCACTTCTGA